From one Mytilus edulis chromosome 1, xbMytEdul2.2, whole genome shotgun sequence genomic stretch:
- the LOC139491840 gene encoding uncharacterized protein — MGTQIFSDETDKDAESIIKYTRQPKKPPEYVPRSRSLDDLPGGLRVPILKKPDSRFQQKYEANVAGLEELKMLRQKHGKMVEDITATLVPQEKNQIRSSPVRLSSSSLAIIKEESQVNSEFHVETTNDESHHSKVRFSICSDDSLKDISMCSSDSNISGSTESLNRSSREIDDQIKTRTNEQILESFRRNFPTAQPPQIQPRRRASIQVDTLTNSKPPPIDRSIRPKLRRASFQCEAVITKQFERGDSVSKLISDFKLQYNFPSPVHAVTRQYGSSSDIKMKDKMETSPSVEKDLKTILTEWAGDQTTNKKLTKQDAANTNTKVNSEGNTKFRTETNSIGHARNLSFTSDYFGSTETLNTTKSFPLAAKGIEGMNIRRQSLPVILTSNERLSETVPKLPERRRSLMDNKPNTKNKRESKKENKIQILSTESDDGIFHDEDELTKQELTNKVHKDYRDMDDVFRPKKRNEPSRPDIKVTLALETAL, encoded by the exons ATGGGGACGCAAATATTTAGTGATGAGACTGACAAAGATGCTGAAAGCATCATTAAGTATACCAGACAACCAAAGAAGCCACCAGAGTATGTCCCTAGAAGTCGATCATTGGATGACTTGCCTGGTGGATTACGTGTACCAATACTCAAGAAACCAGATTCACGttttcaacaaaaatatgaagCAAACGTTGCTGGTTTGGAGGAACTAAAAATGTTACGACAGAAACATGGGAAAATGGTGGAAGACATAACAGCTACATTAGTCCCTCAAGAAAAG aacCAGATAAGAAGTAGTCCAGTCAGACTATCGTCTTCAAGTTTAGCTATTATCAAAGAAGAGTCACAGGTTAACAGTGAATTTCATGTCGAAACCACGAATGATGAAAGCCATCACTCCAAAGTCCGTTTTAGTATTTGTAGTGATGATTCACTAAAGGACATTAGCATGTGTAGTAGCGACAGTAATATAAGTGGAAGCACGGAGTCGCTTAATCGTTCATCAAGAGAAATAGATGACCAAATAAAAACTCGCACAAATGAACAAATTTTAGAAAGTTTTCGAAGAAATTTCCCGACAGCTCAGCCGCCACAAATTCAGCCTAGACGAAGGGCCAGTATTCAAGTGGACACTTTAACTAATAGTAAGCCACCTCCGATTGACCGATCGATCCGTCCAAAACTTCGTAGGGCAAGCTTCCAATGTGAAGCTGTTATTACAAAACAGTTTGAAAGGGGAGATTCTGTTTCCAAATTAATATCCGATTTTAAACTTCAATATAACTTTCCTTCTCCTGTACATGCTGTTACAAGACAGTATGGCAGTTCTTCTGatataaaaatgaaagataaaatgGAGACCTCGCCCAGTGttgaaaaagatttgaaaactaTTCTTACAGAATGGGCAGGTGATCAGACGACAAATAAAAAACTAACCAAACAAGACGCTGCTAACACTAATACCAAAGTAAACTCTGAAGGAAATACAAAGTTTAGAACAGAAACAAATTCTATCGGACATGCGCGTAATCTCAGTTTTACGTCAGACTATTTTGGGTCTACAGAAACATTAAATACAACAAAGAGCTTCCCTCTTGCAGCCAAAGGAATTGAAGGAATGAATATAAGACGCCAAAGTTTACCTGTGATATTGACTAGCAACGAGAGATTGTCTGAAACAGTGCCAAAGTTACCAGAAAGAAGGAGGTCTCTCATGGACAATAAGcctaatacaaaaaataaaagagagtcaaaaaaagagaataaaatacaaatactaagCACTGAATCTGATGATGGCATTTTTCATGACGAGGACGAACTTACTAAACAAGAATTGACAAATAAAGTCCACAAAGATTACAGAGACATGGATGATGTTTTTCGTCCTAAAAAACGAAACGAACCGAGTAGGCCAGACATTAAAGTAACTTTGGCTTTGGAAACAGCCTTGTAA
- the LOC139491847 gene encoding bifunctional polynucleotide phosphatase/kinase-like: protein MSRPKRKAAMDSEVKAKRAKGETDLEGDLKWHQYGDVMKGVCPLLKLTSDTLPGCDKVAGFDIDFTVIRTASGRRFATGASDWEFWDEVVPSKLQELHHNGYRVVFFTNQAGIEKLKVKPEEFMKKTEAIIKEVGVPIYVFACTGTNHFRKPSTMMWDHFVEHCNKGIKPDMSKCLYVGDAAGRAKEWSPGKPKDFSCSDRMFAANVGIDFHTPEEYFLKEKVAPFQWRSMDPNTFLSNAEKPKKAQHHSNKQELVVMCGCPASGKSTFRRRYFEKHGYQVVNRDTMGTMDKCVKAAKEAVKNGKSVIADNTNPSAAARKDFIDVAKKAGIPCRCYVMKTPLELAHHLNLVRQNQTEGQVRRIPDVGFHVYRKNFEAPTKTEGFSEITEIDFIPDFDNKSDESLFRQWTDSA from the exons ATGAGCAGACCGAAACGAAAAGCAGCCATGGATTCTGAAGTTAAGGCCAAACGAGCCAAAGGAGAAACAGATCTCGAAGGAGATCTCAAATGGCATCAGTATGGAGATGTCATGAAGGGGGTGTGTCCCCTCTTGAAACTTACATCCGACACCCTCCCTGGTTGCGACAAAGTAGCTGGCTTTGATATTGATTTTACAGTTATCAGAACTGCAAGTGGTAGAAGATTTGCTACTG GTGCATCAGATTGGGAATTTTGGGATGAAGTTGTTCCAAGTAAACTACAAGAGCTTCATCACAATGGTTACAGAGtagttttctttacaaatcaagCTGGAATAGAGAAACTTAAAGTTAAACCGGAAGAATTCATGAAAAAAACCGAGGCTATAATTAAAGAAGTTGGTGTACCAATTTAT GTTTTTGCATGCACAGGAACTAATCATTTTAGAAAACCTAGTACAATGATGTGGGACCACTTTGTGGAACATTGTAATAAAGGAATAAAG CCTGATATGTCCAAATGTTTATATGTTGGTGATGCAGCTGGCAGAGCAAAGGAATGGTCCCCTGGTAAACCTAAAGATTTCTCTTGCAGTGATAGAATGTTTGCAGCCAATGTAGGAATAG ATTTTCACACACCAGAAGAATATTTCCTTAAAGAAAAAGTTGCTCCATTTCAATGGCGTTCCATGGATCcaaatacatttttgtcaaaTGCTGAAAAACCCAAGAAAGCACAACACCATTCCAAT AAACAAGAGCTTGTAGTTATGTGTGGCTGTCCAGCATCAGGGAAGAGCACATTCAGAAGAAGATATTTTGAGAAGCATGGATATCAAGTGGTAAACAGAGATACTATGGGAACAATGGACAAATGTGTCAAG GCAGCAAAGGAAGCAGTAAAGAATGGTAAAAGTGTTATTGCAGACAATACTAACCCATCAGCTGCTGCCAGGAAAGATTTTATAGATGTGGCAAAGAAAGCAG GCATACCATGTAGATGTTATGTGATGAAAACTCCACTAGAACTGGCACACCATCTTAATCTGGTCAGGCAAAACCAAACAGAAGGACAAGTTCGTAGAATTCCAGATGTTGGATTTCATGTGTACAGAAAAAACTTTGAAGCTCCAACCAAAACTGAGGGATTTTCAGAAATTACAGAAATTGACTTTATTCCAGATTTTGACaacaaatcagatgaaagttTATTTAGACAATGGACTGATTCTGCTTGA